The sequence GCCGCATCCAGTTCCGCCGCGTCATGGACATGAACGACCGGGCGCTGCGCACGATCGTGTGCGGCCTCGGCGGCCCGGCGAACGGCTGGGTGCGCGAGACGGGCTTCGACATCACCGCCGCCTCGGAGGTGATGGCGGTCCTTTCTCTCGCATCGGATATCGCCGACCTGAAAAAGCGACTCGGCTGCATCCTGGTCGGGTTCACGACGTCGGGCGCCCCCGTGTTCGCCCGCGATCTGCATGCTCAGGGCGCGATGGCGGCCGTTCTTCGCGACGCATTCAAGCCGAATCTCGTTCAGACCGCCGAAGGCACGCCTGCCTTCATTCACGGCGGGCCGTTCGCGAACATCGCCCACGGCTGCAACAGCCTCGCGGCCACGCGGCTCGCGCACAAGCTCGGCGACGTGGTTCTTACCGAGGCGGGCTTCGCCACCGAGCTGGGCGCGGAAAAATTCTTCGACATCAAGTGCCGTATCGCGGGACTCAACCCGCAGGTCGTCGTGATCGTCGCGACCATGAGGGCCCTGAAATACCACGGCGGCGTCGCGAAAGCCGACCTGGCGCGCGAACACATGGTGGAACTCAGCCGCGGCTTCGAGAACCTCGCGAAGCATATCGAGAACATCCGGATGTTCAACCTGCCGTCGATCGTCGCGATCAACCGGTTCCCCGACGACACCGACGCAGAGATCGCGATGGTGAAGAACGCCGTCGAGGAGGCGGGGGGCGTGGCGGCCGTTTCCACGGCGTGGGCGAACGGCGGAGAAGGCAGTCTGGAGCTGGCCCGCAAGGTCGACGAGCTGCTCCGAAGCCGGGAACACGCGTTCCAGCCGTTGTATTCGCTCGATATCCCCTTGATCGAGAAGATCAATGTGATCGCCCGGAGCTGCTACGGCGCGGCGGCGGTCGATATCCTCGAGCCTGCGAAAAAGGCGTTGGCGCAGTTCGAACAGATGGGCTGCGGCGACCTGCCGGTCTGCATGGCGAAGACGCAGCACTCGCTCACAGACGTGCCGTCGATGATCGGGCGGCCGCGTGGCTTCAAGGTGACCGTGCGCGAGGCGCGGCTCTCCTCAGGGGCCGGCTTCGTCGTCGCGCTTGCCGGGGAGATCATGACGATGCCGGGGCTGCCGAAGGCGCCCGCGGCGGAACGAATCGATGTGGATAACGCGGGCCGGATCACCGGCCTGTTTTGAACCCGCAAGGAGGGAACGATGAACAAGACCCCGTTGTGTTCCGTTCACGAGGCGCTTGGCGCGCGGATGATCGATTTCGGCGGCTGGTATATGCCGGTGCAGTATACGTCGATCATCGAAGAGCACGAGACCGTGCGCACCAAGGCCGGGCTTTTCGACCTGTTCCACATGGGCGAATTCTGGCTCTCCGGCCCCGACGCGATGGCGAACGTCCAGCGCATCGTCTGCCAGGACGCGGAGTTCATCTCCGACCGGCAGATCGCCTATACTCCGATGTGCCGGCCCGACGGCTCGATCGTCGACGACCTGCTCGTGTACCGGTGGAACCCCGAGAAGTTTCTGCTCGTCGTGAACGCGGCGAATATCGATAAGGATTTTGCCTGGATCAGCTCCCAGTTGTCGGGAGACGTGCAATTCGAGAACCATTCGGACATCACCGGCCTGATCGCGATCCAGGGCCCGAAGGCGCAGGAGATCCTGCAGAAGCTGACCCGCCAGAACCTCAAGGCGATCAAGTTCTACTGGTTCACCGACGGGAAGGTGAACGGCATCCCGACGATCATCAGCCGCACCGGCTATACGGGCGAAGACGGCTTTGAGCTGTATTTCCCCGCCGAAAAATGCGTCGAGATGTGGAACGCCCTGATGGAAGCCGGGAAATCTTTCGGCATCAAGCCCATCGGCCTCGGCGCCCGCGATACCCTGCGTCTCGAAGCCAGACTGATGCTGTACGGCAACGACATTCACGACGGCACCACCCCAATCGAGGCGAATCTCGACTGGACCGTGAAGCTCGGCAAGGGCGACTTCAACGGCAGCGACGTCATCAGACAGCAGAAGCAGAAGGGCACCCAGAAAACGCTGGTCGGCTTCGAGATGGGAAAGGGGCCGGCCCCGCGCCACGGGTATCCCGTCCTGTACAAGGGGAAAAAGGTCGGAGAAGTCACCTCCGGCACCATGTCCCCCACCCTGAAAAAGAACATCGGCCTCGCCTACGTGCCGCCCTCGCTGAAGGAGATCGGCTCGACGTTCGACATCGAAGTGCGTGGCAAGCCGGTTCCCGCCACCGTCATCTCCACCCCGTTCTACGTGCGCCCCAAGGCGTGAGTCATCAATAGAAGGAGATATATATGGGTTTGCTTGAAAAGATCGATCCCGCGATCCACGAGATCATCGGGAAGGAGCGCCGGCGCCAGATGAGCCAGATCGAGCTGATCGCCTCCGAGAACTTCGTGTCGGAAGCCGTCATCGAGGCTTTGGGCTCGGTCCTGACGAACAAATACGCCGAGGGGTATCCGGGCAAGCGGTATTACGGCGGCTGCGAGGTCGTCGACGAGGCCGAGAATCTCGCGCGTGAGCGCGCCTGCAAGCTGTTCGGCGCCGAGCATGCGAACGTTCAGCCCCATTCGGGCAGCCAGGCCAACATGGCGGTGTACCTGACCGTCATGAAGCCGGGCGAGACCTACCTGGGCATGAACCTCCAGAACGGCGGTCACCTCACGCACGGCAGCCCCGTCAACTTCAGCGGCCTGATCTACAACGTCGTGCCCTACGGCGTCGATGACAAGACCGAGACGATCGATTACGACGCGCTCGAGAAGCTGGCGCTGCAGCACAAGCCGAAGATGATCATGGCGGGCGCCTCGGCGTATCCGCGCGTCATCGATTTCGCGAAGTTCCGCGCCATCTGCGACAAAGTCGATGCCGTGCTGTGCGTCGACATGGCCCATATCGCCGGCCTCGTCGCCGCCGGTCTGCATCCGAGCCCGGTTCCGTACGCCGATTTCGTGACCACCACGACGCACAAGACCCTGCGCGGCCCGCGCGGCGGGATGGTTCTGTGCAGGGAAAAGTGGGCGAAGGCGCTCGACAAGTCGATCTTCCCCGGCCTGCAGGGAGGCCCGCTCATGCACGCGGTGGCGGCCAAGGCCGTCTCGTTTCAGGAAGCCCTCGACCCGTCGTTCAGGGTGTATCAGCAGAAGATCCTCGACAACGCCCAGGCGCTCGCGAAGGGCCTCCAGTCGCACGGTTTCCGGCTCGTTTCGGGCGGGACCGACAACCACCTGATGCTCGTCGACGTGCGAAACAAGAACGTGACCGGCAAGCTCGCCGAGAAGGCCCTCGACATCGCCGGCATCACCGTCAACAAGAACACGATCCCGAATGACCCGCAGTCGCCCTTCGTGACTTCTGGCATCCGGATCGGCACCCCCGCCGTCACGACCCGCGGCATGACCCCCGAGGTCATGAGCGATATCGCGGCTCTGATCGATCAGGTCCTGTCGAAACCGGAAGACGCGACGAACCTGAAGGACGTCCGCGCGAAGGTTCAGAACATCTGCGACCGGTTCCCCTATTATCGGTTGTGAGCGGGCAGCGATTTCGTCGCGGAGCCGCGGAAACGCCTTGTCCCGTTCGCGGGGGAGGCGGAAGCGTGAAGGTATATGGTAGAATCCCGGCGGCGGGCTGCCGCTTTCCGCCGGGTGTTCATACGACATTGCGTTGAAAAACATTTACAGGAGCAGAGACATGAATCCTCCAAACCTGAAGTACACCAAGGAACACGAGTGGGCGAGAATCGAAGGAAAGACCGCCGTCATCGGCATCACCGAGTATGCCGCGCATCAGCTCGGCGACGTCGTGTTCGTCGACATGCCGCACGTGGGCACCAAGCTCGAGAAGGGCAAGACCTTCGGGGTCGTCGAGTCGGTCAAAACCGTCTCCGACATATTCGCCCCCCTCAGCGGCAAGGTCGTCAAGAAGAACGACGAGCTCGACACGGATCCCGCGCACGTCAACACCGACCCGTACGGCAAGGGATGGATCCTCGAGATCGAATTGAGCAACCCGGCCGAAGCGGATGAGATGATCGACGCGGCCGCCTACGAGAAACATTGCGAGACCTGCGGCCACTGATCGGGCTGCAGACCAGGAACTGCTGACGAGTAAGACTCAGGTCTTCAGGAGAATCCGGAAACATGGGTAGCTATCTGCCTCACACCCAGGCGGAGGTCAAGGCGATGCTCGAGGCGATCGGCGTCAAGAGCATCGATGACCTGTTCGCGGAAATACCGGCCGAGCTCCGGCTCAACCGGCCCCTCAACTTGCCGGCCGGCTTGAGCGAGTCCGAGACGGTCGACGAGATGTGCGAAATGGCGGACGGGAATTACGGCACCACCGAGATGCTCAGCTTCCTCGGCGCCGGGATCTACGATCATTATATTCCTGCCGCTATAAATCACCTGCTGTTGCGCGGCGACTTTTTCACCGCCTACACGCCCTATCAGGCCGAGATCTCGCAGGGAACCCTCCAGGCGATCTACGAGTATCAGAGCCTGATCTGCGGCTTGACGGGCATGGATGTGTCGAACGCCTCGATGTACGAGGCCGGCACCGCCCTCGTCGAGGCGATCAACATGGCGAAGGCCCAGACGGGCCGGAGCCGCGTGATCCTTCCCGAGACGGTCCACCCCGAGTACCGCCGCGTCGCGAAGACGATCAACACGCAGATGGGCATCGAGCTCGTCGCCGCCCCGTGCGAGGACGGCGTTACCGACCTGGCGAAGCTGTCGGAGCTGGTCAACGACTCGACGGCCGCCGTCGTCGCCGGGTATCCGAACTTCTTCGGCTCGGTCGAGGATCTCGAGGCGCTTGCCAACATGGCGCACAACGTCGGCGCCCTGCTCATCGTCACGGCTGATCCGATAGCGCTCGGTATGCTGACGGCCCCCGGCGATCTCGGCGCGGACATCGTCTGCGGCGAAGGCCAGTCGCTCGGCATCCCGATGAGCTTCGGCGGCCCGTCGCTCGGCTTCATGGCCTGTAAGGAAGCCCTGCTCCGCAAGGTGCCGGGACGGATCACCGGGGCGACCTGCGACAAGAACGGCCGCCGCGGCTTCGTCCTGACCCTCCAGGCGCGCGAGCAGCACATCCGGCGCGAGAAGGCCGGCAGCAACATCTGCTCGAACCAGGCGCTGATGGCCCTGAACGCGACGATCTACATGAGTCTCCTCGGCCGGGAGGGCATCCGCGACGTCGCGAACCAGGGGTTCCAGAAGGCGCATCACCTCAAAAAGGAACTGGCCGCGAGGGTTCCGGCCGTTTCCTTCCCGTTCGCGGCCCCGTTCCTGCACGAGTTCGTCATCAAGGTGCCGAACGCGAAAAAACTGCTCGGCAAAATGGCGAAACAGGGCGTGCTCGGCGGCGTTCTGCTCGAACGCTGGTATCCGAACCTGAAGGATCATCTGCTCGTGGCCGTCACCGAAAAGCGCACGGCTGAGGAACTCGACCATTACTGCGAACTGCTCGGAGGGCTGACGGAATGACGGAACCCCTGTTGTTCGAGCTGTCCGTCGACGGACGGCGTGGCTATACACTTCCGAAACTCGATGTGCCCGAGATCGATCCGACGGACCACATCCCTGCGAAGATGCTCCGGAAGGAGCTTCCTCTCCCCTCGTTGTCGGAAATCGACGTGGTGCGTCACTTCACGCGGCTGTCACGGTTGAACCATGCGGTCGATGTAGGTTTCTATCCGCTCGGTTCCTGCACGATGAAATACAATCCGAAGGTAAACGAGGATGTGGCGCGGCTTCAGGGACATGCCGACCTGCATCCCTACCAGCCCGAGGAGACGATCCAGGGCGCCCTCGAACTGCTCCACCGGCTCGAGCTCGCGCTGGGCGAGATCTGCGGCATGGACGCCTTCACCCTGCAGCCGGCCGCCGGCGCGCATGGTGAACTGACCGGCCTGCTCATCATCAAGGCATATCACCGCAAGAAGAAAAACGCGAAGACCAAGACGAAGATCCTCATCCCCGACGCGGGTCACGGCACGAACCCGGCCTCGGCGGCGATGCTGGGCTTCGAGGTAGTCAACGTCAAGACCTCGGAACGCGGCGGCATCGACCTCGACGACCTGCGGGCCAAGACGACGCCGGACGTCGCGGGCCTGATGCTGACGAACCCGAACACACTCGGCCTCTTCGACGAGAACCTCACCGAGATCGCAAAAATAGTGCATGGTGTAGATGGCCTGCTCTACTACGACGGCGCCAACCTCAACGCCATCATGGGCTGGTCGCGGCCGGGCGATATGGGCTTCGACATCGTCCACGTGAACCTGCACAAGACCTTCTCGACCCCGCACGGAGGCGGCGGCCCCGGCGCGGGCCCGGTCGGCGTGAAGGCGCACCTTGCCGGTTTCCTCCCGAGTCCCCGCGTTCTCTTCGACGGCAAGAAGTTCAAGATCTCGGACAAGCACTCCGATTCGATCGGCCCGGTGCGCACGTTCCTGGGCAGTTTCGGCGTTTTGGTGCGGGCGTATGCCTACATACTCACCCTCGGGGCGGAAGGCTTGAAAAACGCGAGTTCGTACGCCGTCCTGAACGCGAACTACATGATGCGGCGGCTCCAAAAACGGTTCAAGCTGGCCTACGACCGCACCTGCAAGCACGAGTTCGTCCTGACGGGCAAGCCGTTCGCCGAGAAAGGCGTCAAGACGCTCGACATCGCCAAGCGCCTGCTCGACTACGGCTACCACGCGCCGACCGTCTACTTCCCGCTCATCGTCGAGGAGGCCATCATGATCGAGCCGACCGAGACCGAAAGCAAGCAGACGATGGACGAGTTCATCGCCGTCATGGAAAAAATCGCCGACGAGGCGATGAACGATCCCGAGAAGGTCAAGGGCGCGCCCTACACGACGCCGGTGACCCGACTCGACGAGGCGCTCGCGGCGCGCAAGCCGGACATCAATTTCTTCAAACGGCGTCCGTGACGTGAGTTCCGACATCCAGACCGTAACCCTCCCGCAGACGGCCCTCGGCCTCCTGCGGGAGGTTTTGTACGAGCTGAAAAACGCTCCCGGCGCCGAGATCTGGCTCGTGGGCGGCGCTGTGCGCGACCTGATGCTCGGAGCCACGGAGATCGCCGATTGCGATCTGGCCGTATCGGTGCCGTTCGTCGCCCAGGCGAACACCTACGCCCGAAACAAGAAGAGCGGTTTCGTCATGCTCGACGAGGAGCACGAAGTCGCCCGCATCGTGCGGACGTTCGAGGGAAAGACGTTCACCGTCGATATTGCCCGCTTCCGTGCGCCGGGCATCGAAGGTGACCTTCGGGGCCGCGATTTCACGATCAACGCGATCGCCGTTCGCGTCGCGTGGCCGCTGCTCGAAGCCGTCCTGCCGGCGTTCGATCCCCTCGAGGGCGCGAGGCATCTCGCCGAGAAGCGCCTGAAAATGTGTGCCCCGACGGCATTCACCGACGATCCCCTGCGGGTGATGCGGGCTTTCCGGTTCGGGGCCGTCCTGGACATGACGTTCGACGATGAATTGACAGATGCCATTCGCCGCGACGCGCCGCTACTGGCGGGGGTTTCTGGCGAACGCATCCGCGACGAACTGTTCAAGGTGCTCGATGCCCCCGACAGCGCCGCCTGGATCGACCGCATGTCTCGGCTCGGGGTGCTCGGGCAGATCCTGCCCGAACTCGAGGCGACGCGGGGCGTCGTCCAGAACGGGTGGCATCACCTCGACGTGTACGATCACACGATCGAGGCGCTCCGGTGCTTCGAAAAACTGCTTTCGCGAACGGACGCGCCTGTCGAGGGGTGGAAGAAGCTCAGGAAGTTCCTGGACGAGCATGTCTCAGGAAACCGCACCTATCGACAGTTGTTCAAGTTCGCCTGCCTGCTCCACGATGTCGGCAAGCTCGCCTGCCGGAAGGAACGGGAAGACGACGGCCGCATCGTGTTTCACGGCCATGAGATGGAAGGCGTGAGAATCTGCAGAGAAGTCGCCGAGCGACTGAAGCTATCGACAGCGGAGCTTCAGTTCCTGATGCTCGTCGTCAAGAACCACATGCGCCCAGGTGTGATTCTCCAGGAAGGTCTTTCCGACCGCCGCCTGTTCCGGTACTACTCGGAAACGGGCCGCGAAGGCGTCGGCATCGCGATGATGTCGCTGGCCGACCGCCAGGCGGCCCAAGGCCCCGAGAGCCGGGATGACATGGAACAGTTCGAAAAAGGCATCGAGAGCATCATGTCCGACTTCTATCGGCAGATGGAATACGCGAAACAGGCGCCGCTGATCAACGGGACGGACCTGATGACCGCCTTCGGGATGAAACCCGGTCCCAAGTTTCGCGAGATTCTCGAAGCCGTGAAAGAGGCCCAGCATCTCGGCCAGCTCAAAGACAAGGCGTCAGCGATGAACTTCGTCTCAGCCCTTCTGAGCGGGCGTCAGCCGGAGTGACCTATTGCATTTTTCTGGTGAAATATGATTTTTTTGCGGGCGGGTCTATCATACAATTCGGGTATAGTGATCTCAAAAGGAGTGCAGGATGAAAACGACAGGTTGCTTGAAACACCCCATTTTGAGCGTTGTTCTTGCCGGCATGATTGCGATCGCCGGAGCATCGATCGCCGAAGCGGGTTGCGGGTCCTGTGACGCGTGCGACACGTGCGGCCCCGAAAAGGCCGAAAGCGTCGTCGTCATTCCGGACGCGACGATATGCGACGTTTCCGGTGACGCCGTTACCGGCGCGGCGATCGAGCTGGCGAAGCGCGGCATGACCATGGAGGCCGTCAGGGTCATCGACGAGGCGGCAGAGATCCAGCGAAGACAGCATGCCGGCACCCCCTACTCCGTCGGTCCTCTCGTCTGGGCGGCCAGGTCGCTGCGCGACATGGACCGGCCGATGTCGGCGCTGGTGCGGTATCAATCGATCCTCGGGCGGCTCGTTGCCACGCCTGATCCCGCGTGGGAGGCCATCGTGCATGAGGATATCGCGGGCGTCCAGGCGCTTCTAGGGATGAACGAAAAAGCCTATGCGTCGTATGCCAAAGCCATGCGATTGTTCGAGTCGACGGGCAACAAGGAAGCCGTTCGCCGGATTTCGCTGAAGATGCCCGAACTGGTGAAGTAAGGAGCTTTGCTCCATGGGCGTCGAATACGTCATTCCCGTGGTGGCGGGCGTCTGTCTGTCCGCATGCACCGGTTTCAGGGCGTTTCTTCCCCCCCTGCTGATCGGGATCGTCTACCGGTTCTTCCCCGCCTGGCTCCACATCGGGTCGGGCCTGGAGTTTCTCGCCTCGACGCCGGTTCTCGCGGCGCTCGCCGTCGCGACCGTCGTTGAGTTCCTCGGCGACAAGATCCCGGCGGTCGACCATCTGCTCGACATGATCCAGCTGCCGGTCAAGATGGCTCTCTCGGCCGTGCTGACCATGATGATCATTCCGGACGGCGACCTGAAGTCCGTCTTCATGATGATCGCCCTCGTCCTCGGCCAGGGGGCGACGGTCTCGATGCACGCCGGAAAGGCCGGGATGCGCGCCGTCTCCACCGCCGCGACCGGCGGAATCGCGAATCCCTTGATCAGCCTGGTCGAAGAGATCATCGTCGGCGTCGGAACGGTTCTTTCCCTTGTCGTGCCCGTGCTCGCGGCGATCGCCCTCGCCTGGATGCTCTGGCGCACGACGAAGTTCCTCTTCGGAACGCACGGCGGAAACGAGGGCAAGCTTGCGAAGACGGCTCCGTCCCACACGTTCTACCGTCTCGTCAAATTCATCGGAAGCGTCTTCTTCCGCATCTACAACCGATGGACCGTCACGGGGCTCGAGCACGTTCCGGCGAAGCCTCCGTATCTCGTCGTCGCGAACCATGCTTCTATATATGACGGTATTATACTTGGTTCTTCACTTCCCCACCCGACCTATATCATGGTCAAGAAAGAAGCGTTCGACAACCCGATGACGGGCTGGTTCCTGCGGAAGGCGCTCGCGTTCCCGGTCGACCGAGCGAAACCCGATCCCACGACGATCAAGACGGCCCTTCGCGTGCTCGCCGACGGGCACGTTCTCGGCATTTTCCCGGAAGGGACCCGGAACCTCCGGGGGTTGATACGCCCGTTCAAGCCAGGCGCCATCAAGTTCGCGATCCGGCAGAAGGTTCCGATTCTTCCGGCCTACATCGCCAACAACCATCTGCTGAATCCGAACGGAACGTCGATTCCGCGTCCCGTGGCGCTGAAGATCGGGTTCGGCGAGCCGGTCGACGTTCCAGGCATGCTTCAGGCGGGACGCACCGAACAGGAGATCCAGGATTTGGCCTACGAGCGCGTCTGCGCCATCGGCGAAGCGCTGATGGGACATCCGGTCCGTGACGACTCGGTCGAAGAACCCGATCCGAATTTCTCCATGCAGGCCGATTCGCCGAAGACGAACGGAACGGCCGCCTGAGACGATGACGCAGGCCGTGTCGTTCACCCCGGGAATCCCGCCATGGGACGCCCCCTGCTGGCTGACGCTCGACCTGCCGGCCCTTCTCGGAAACGTTCCACCCTCGGGTGCGATCGAATGGTCGGTCGATCTCCGGTCGCCAATTCTGGCACGCGCCTGGCGCCACATCGCCCCTGAACTGAAGCGCCGCGCGGCGTGGGGATACGCCAGCCGCGGTTTCCGACTGACCGGCAGCGACGCCGTTTCCGAGGAAGGCTGGGTTCGCGTCCTGGCTCCGCCCGCTTCGGCAGGAGTCATCGCCGAGGCCGTCAGGAACGGCTTCACCGTGACCATTGGCCAGACGTCCGAGGCGATCGTCGCCTCGAATGCGGCCCAGGCCTACGGCAGACGGGCCCCGATTCTCATTCGTGTCCGGACCGGCGAACTCATGGCCGATCCCGGCGCGACCGGCTGCATCTCGATGCTCGAGGCGGTGCCGGGCCTGGCCGCCCTCGATGTGGCGGGGTTCTGGCTCGACGATCCTTTCACGAACCGCCAGGAGTGCGACCAGTTCATGAGGGCCGTCGGCAGGCTGCTCGGCGACGTCCGCTCGCTCATTCTCGTCGGGGCGGGAACGGGCCCCGTGCCGCCGCGCATGAAGCCCGTCGCCCTCATCGGACGCGAGCTCTTCGGATACTCCCGAAAGTCTCTCTCCCCGGCGATCGTGACGGCGACCCTGACGCTCGAAGCCTGGGCATACCCCTTCCGGACCCGCGGCCGCAGCATGCTCGTCGGGATCGATATCGGCTCCCTGCAGGGAATCTCCCGCGAGGCCCGCCCGCCCGTCATCGTGGGCTCCGAAATCGGGCGCGTCATCGCCGTCGAAGACCGCAGGACCGTTGTCGAGCTCG is a genomic window of Candidatus Ozemobacteraceae bacterium containing:
- a CDS encoding formate--tetrahydrofolate ligase; its protein translation is MSKRSATGPHPRPIGLLAADIGLKPDEIELYGPHKAKIAHGVLERLSGEPDAKLVLVTAMTPTPAGEGKTTMTIGLGDALRIIGRRSIICLREPSMGPVFGVKGGAAGGGRAQVVPMEDINLHFTGDIHAVSTAHNLLAALIDNHLMQGNALGLDPRRIQFRRVMDMNDRALRTIVCGLGGPANGWVRETGFDITAASEVMAVLSLASDIADLKKRLGCILVGFTTSGAPVFARDLHAQGAMAAVLRDAFKPNLVQTAEGTPAFIHGGPFANIAHGCNSLAATRLAHKLGDVVLTEAGFATELGAEKFFDIKCRIAGLNPQVVVIVATMRALKYHGGVAKADLAREHMVELSRGFENLAKHIENIRMFNLPSIVAINRFPDDTDAEIAMVKNAVEEAGGVAAVSTAWANGGEGSLELARKVDELLRSREHAFQPLYSLDIPLIEKINVIARSCYGAAAVDILEPAKKALAQFEQMGCGDLPVCMAKTQHSLTDVPSMIGRPRGFKVTVREARLSSGAGFVVALAGEIMTMPGLPKAPAAERIDVDNAGRITGLF
- the gcvT gene encoding glycine cleavage system aminomethyltransferase GcvT codes for the protein MNKTPLCSVHEALGARMIDFGGWYMPVQYTSIIEEHETVRTKAGLFDLFHMGEFWLSGPDAMANVQRIVCQDAEFISDRQIAYTPMCRPDGSIVDDLLVYRWNPEKFLLVVNAANIDKDFAWISSQLSGDVQFENHSDITGLIAIQGPKAQEILQKLTRQNLKAIKFYWFTDGKVNGIPTIISRTGYTGEDGFELYFPAEKCVEMWNALMEAGKSFGIKPIGLGARDTLRLEARLMLYGNDIHDGTTPIEANLDWTVKLGKGDFNGSDVIRQQKQKGTQKTLVGFEMGKGPAPRHGYPVLYKGKKVGEVTSGTMSPTLKKNIGLAYVPPSLKEIGSTFDIEVRGKPVPATVISTPFYVRPKA
- the glyA gene encoding serine hydroxymethyltransferase, whose translation is MGLLEKIDPAIHEIIGKERRRQMSQIELIASENFVSEAVIEALGSVLTNKYAEGYPGKRYYGGCEVVDEAENLARERACKLFGAEHANVQPHSGSQANMAVYLTVMKPGETYLGMNLQNGGHLTHGSPVNFSGLIYNVVPYGVDDKTETIDYDALEKLALQHKPKMIMAGASAYPRVIDFAKFRAICDKVDAVLCVDMAHIAGLVAAGLHPSPVPYADFVTTTTHKTLRGPRGGMVLCREKWAKALDKSIFPGLQGGPLMHAVAAKAVSFQEALDPSFRVYQQKILDNAQALAKGLQSHGFRLVSGGTDNHLMLVDVRNKNVTGKLAEKALDIAGITVNKNTIPNDPQSPFVTSGIRIGTPAVTTRGMTPEVMSDIAALIDQVLSKPEDATNLKDVRAKVQNICDRFPYYRL
- the gcvH gene encoding glycine cleavage system protein GcvH, with the protein product MNPPNLKYTKEHEWARIEGKTAVIGITEYAAHQLGDVVFVDMPHVGTKLEKGKTFGVVESVKTVSDIFAPLSGKVVKKNDELDTDPAHVNTDPYGKGWILEIELSNPAEADEMIDAAAYEKHCETCGH
- the gcvPA gene encoding aminomethyl-transferring glycine dehydrogenase subunit GcvPA, producing MGSYLPHTQAEVKAMLEAIGVKSIDDLFAEIPAELRLNRPLNLPAGLSESETVDEMCEMADGNYGTTEMLSFLGAGIYDHYIPAAINHLLLRGDFFTAYTPYQAEISQGTLQAIYEYQSLICGLTGMDVSNASMYEAGTALVEAINMAKAQTGRSRVILPETVHPEYRRVAKTINTQMGIELVAAPCEDGVTDLAKLSELVNDSTAAVVAGYPNFFGSVEDLEALANMAHNVGALLIVTADPIALGMLTAPGDLGADIVCGEGQSLGIPMSFGGPSLGFMACKEALLRKVPGRITGATCDKNGRRGFVLTLQAREQHIRREKAGSNICSNQALMALNATIYMSLLGREGIRDVANQGFQKAHHLKKELAARVPAVSFPFAAPFLHEFVIKVPNAKKLLGKMAKQGVLGGVLLERWYPNLKDHLLVAVTEKRTAEELDHYCELLGGLTE
- the gcvPB gene encoding aminomethyl-transferring glycine dehydrogenase subunit GcvPB, which produces MTEPLLFELSVDGRRGYTLPKLDVPEIDPTDHIPAKMLRKELPLPSLSEIDVVRHFTRLSRLNHAVDVGFYPLGSCTMKYNPKVNEDVARLQGHADLHPYQPEETIQGALELLHRLELALGEICGMDAFTLQPAAGAHGELTGLLIIKAYHRKKKNAKTKTKILIPDAGHGTNPASAAMLGFEVVNVKTSERGGIDLDDLRAKTTPDVAGLMLTNPNTLGLFDENLTEIAKIVHGVDGLLYYDGANLNAIMGWSRPGDMGFDIVHVNLHKTFSTPHGGGGPGAGPVGVKAHLAGFLPSPRVLFDGKKFKISDKHSDSIGPVRTFLGSFGVLVRAYAYILTLGAEGLKNASSYAVLNANYMMRRLQKRFKLAYDRTCKHEFVLTGKPFAEKGVKTLDIAKRLLDYGYHAPTVYFPLIVEEAIMIEPTETESKQTMDEFIAVMEKIADEAMNDPEKVKGAPYTTPVTRLDEALAARKPDINFFKRRP
- a CDS encoding HD domain-containing protein, yielding MSSDIQTVTLPQTALGLLREVLYELKNAPGAEIWLVGGAVRDLMLGATEIADCDLAVSVPFVAQANTYARNKKSGFVMLDEEHEVARIVRTFEGKTFTVDIARFRAPGIEGDLRGRDFTINAIAVRVAWPLLEAVLPAFDPLEGARHLAEKRLKMCAPTAFTDDPLRVMRAFRFGAVLDMTFDDELTDAIRRDAPLLAGVSGERIRDELFKVLDAPDSAAWIDRMSRLGVLGQILPELEATRGVVQNGWHHLDVYDHTIEALRCFEKLLSRTDAPVEGWKKLRKFLDEHVSGNRTYRQLFKFACLLHDVGKLACRKEREDDGRIVFHGHEMEGVRICREVAERLKLSTAELQFLMLVVKNHMRPGVILQEGLSDRRLFRYYSETGREGVGIAMMSLADRQAAQGPESRDDMEQFEKGIESIMSDFYRQMEYAKQAPLINGTDLMTAFGMKPGPKFREILEAVKEAQHLGQLKDKASAMNFVSALLSGRQPE
- a CDS encoding 1-acylglycerol-3-phosphate O-acyltransferase, translated to MGVEYVIPVVAGVCLSACTGFRAFLPPLLIGIVYRFFPAWLHIGSGLEFLASTPVLAALAVATVVEFLGDKIPAVDHLLDMIQLPVKMALSAVLTMMIIPDGDLKSVFMMIALVLGQGATVSMHAGKAGMRAVSTAATGGIANPLISLVEEIIVGVGTVLSLVVPVLAAIALAWMLWRTTKFLFGTHGGNEGKLAKTAPSHTFYRLVKFIGSVFFRIYNRWTVTGLEHVPAKPPYLVVANHASIYDGIILGSSLPHPTYIMVKKEAFDNPMTGWFLRKALAFPVDRAKPDPTTIKTALRVLADGHVLGIFPEGTRNLRGLIRPFKPGAIKFAIRQKVPILPAYIANNHLLNPNGTSIPRPVALKIGFGEPVDVPGMLQAGRTEQEIQDLAYERVCAIGEALMGHPVRDDSVEEPDPNFSMQADSPKTNGTAA